From the Conger conger chromosome 14, fConCon1.1, whole genome shotgun sequence genome, one window contains:
- the LOC133110358 gene encoding inter-alpha-trypsin inhibitor heavy chain H3-like encodes MLGLRTVLLYAFIATITHGALIISQDTLSQDAQVETRQLKKRSPDSEEGKVVVRSVKVVSKVASHFAHTVMSSTAINRANSSKEVFFNVELPKTAFITNFSMEVDGKLYLSEVKEKTKAKKEYQAAVSRGQTAGLVKASGRKMEKFSVSVNIAANSEVIFTLTHQELLQRSHGKYELMTRVKPKQLIQNFEIIVDIYEPQGIAFLDASGTFISNDLLPLVEKTVTDMKAHITFSPTLDQQRACPGCDGTLIDGDFIVKYDVNREKGIGDVQIVNGYFVHFFAPTDLPHLPKNVVFVIDLSISMSGNKMRQTREALLTILNDLSEEDYFGIVLFATFTERMKPSLIKATKENVEEAKEYVRRIDVRGNTNINDAVLDAVKMLKEDKANNKLPERSMSMVILLTDGQPSAGETRLDKIQENARNAIHYCITLFCLGFGDDVDYDFLNVMATQNYGLARRIYEDSDAALQLHGFYSEVASTLLSEVNMHYPENAVDLLTKYHFKQLFNGSEIVVAGRLADSELKNFLVEVSARGLKEDISYKGQADTLDWSVVFPDDKYIFGDFTERLWAYLTIQQLLSKKDSGPEHERANATARALEMSLKYNFVTPLTSMVATKPQSDEAPPDTLIADKLTEGERSRSALGQTRYTSPSNHYNPVTSVDGDPHFIISVPEQNDSLCFNIDDAPGTIFNLVRDPLPGIVVNAQTIGDKKVDPGSRINTYFGRFGILHKKLGFQLEVTTQSITVLQSGTQTSLSWSTTESLKWPSIDLQVTKDQSLTVALKDSVKFIIILHKVWEKHPYHRDYLGFYTLDSHLFSPAVHGLLGQFYNGVHFEISELHHGDSPDKPDATMTLKGSRLSVTRGWQRDFRWDVKNGERVPCWFIHNNGTGLIEGTASDYIVSGIFKTS; translated from the exons GATGCTCAGGTTGAGACCAGGCAGCTGAAG AAGCGAAGCCCTGACAGTGAAGAG GGCAAGGTGGTGGTACGCAGTGTGAAAGTGGTCTCTAAGGTGGCATCTCACTTTGCCCACACTGTCATGAGTTCCACTGCTATCAACAGAGCCAACTCATCCAAAGAAGTATTCTTTAATGTGGAGCTTCCCAAAACTGCCTTCATCACAAACTTCAGCAT ggaggtTGATGGAAAGCTGTATCTGAGTGAGGTGAAAGAGAAAACGAAGGCCAAAAAGGAATATCAGGCTGCAGTCTCTAGAGGACAAACTGCTGGATTGGTCAA GGCATCTGGCAGAAAGATGGAGAaattctctgtgtctgtgaacatTGCAGCCAATAGTGAAGTCATCTTCACGCTGACCCATCAAGAGCTACTTCAGCGCAGTCACGGCAAATATGAGCTCATGACAAGAGTCAAACCCAAACAGCTGATCCAGAACTTTGAG ATTATAGTAGACATTTATGAGCCTCAAGGAATTGCTTTTCTGGATGCCTCTGGTACTTTCATCAGCAATGACTTGCTCCCTCTTGTGGAAAAAACTGTCACTGACATGAAG GCCCATATCACCTTCTCACCAACACTGGATCAGCAGAGGGCATGCCCTGGCTGTGATGGGACCCTGATTGATGGGGACTTCATTGTCAAGTATGATGTGAATCGAGAGAAAGGCATTGGTGATGTTCAG ATAGTAAATGGGTACTTTGTGCATTTTTTTGCCCCCACGGATTTGCCCCATTTGCCAAAGAACGTCGTTTTTGTGATAGACCTCAGTATTTCAATGAGCGGGAACAAAATGCGACAG ACCCGTGAGGCCTTGCTGACTATCCTGAATGATCTCAGTGAAGAGGACTACTTTGGTATAGTCCTATTTGCCACCTTTACTGAAAGAATGAAACCATCCCTGATCAAGGCCACGAAAGAGAATGTTGAAGAGGCAAAGGAATATGTCAGGAGAATTGATGTCCGTGGAA ATACCAACATCAATGATGCTGTGCTGGATGCAGTTAAAATGTTGAAAGAAGACAAGGCTAACAACAAGCTGCCTGAGAGGAGTATGTCCATGGTTATCTTGCTGACAGATGGGCAGCCTAGTGCCG gGGAGACAAGGCTTGACAAAATCCAGGAGAATGCACGGAATGCAATTCATTACTGCATAACTCTTTTCTGCCTTGGATTTGGCGATGATGTTGATTATGATTTTTTGAATGTGATGGCAACGCAGAACTATGGATTGGCCAGAAGGATCTACGAGGATTCTGATGCTGCCTTACAACTGCAT GGTTTCTACTCTGAGGTAGCCAGCACTTTGCTCTCTGAGGTAAACATGCATTATCCAGAGAATGCTGTTGACTTGCTGACCAAATATCACTTCAAGCAGCTCTTCAATGGTTCTGAGATTGTTGTAGCTGGCCGTCTGGCTGACAGTGAACTGAAGAACTTCCTGGTGGAGGTGTCAGCACGGGGG TTGAAAGAAGATATCTCTTACAAGGGTCAAGCCGACACCCTGGACTGGAGTGTGGTGTTCCCTGATGACAAGTACATCTTTGGAGACTTCACAGAGCGTCTTTGGGCATACCTAACGATCCAACAGTTGCTGAGCAAGAA GGACAGTGGCCCAGAACACGAGAGGGCGAATGCCACCGCCCGGGCTCTGGAAATGTCCCTGAAGTACAATTTTGTCACTCCGCTCACCTCCATGGTGGCCACAAAACCCCAGAGTGACGAGGCCCCACCGGACACACTCATCGCTGACAAACTGACTGAGG GTGAGCGATCACGTTCAGCTCTTG GCCAGACCAGGTACACAAGCCCATCAAATCATTACAACCCTGTTACAAGCG TGGACGGTGACCCCCACTTCATCATCAGTGTGCCAGAACAGAATGATTCTCTGTGTTTCAACATTGACGATGCGCCTGGAACCATCTTCAATCTGGTTAGAGACCCATTGCCAG GAATTGTGGTCAATGCGCAGACTATTGGGGACAAGAAGGTAGACCCTGGGAGCAGAATTAATACTTACTTTGGCCGGTTTGGGATCCTTCACAAGAAGCTTGGGTTCCAGCTGGAGGTGACCACCCAGAGTATCACAGTGTTACAGAGCGGGACACAGACTTCACTCTCCTGGTCCACAACTGAATCCCTCAAGTGGCCCAG CATTGACCTGCAGGTGACAAAGGACCAAAGTCTGACTGTCGCCCTGAAGGACTCGGTGAAGTTCATCATTATCTTGCACAAGGTGTGGGAGAAGCATCCCTACCATAGGGATTACCTGGGTTTCTACACCCTGGACAGCCACCTCTTCTCCCCCGCTGTTCATGGCCTACTGG GCCAGTTTTACAATGGTGTGCATTTTGAGATTAGTGAGCTTCATCACGGAGATTCCCCAGACAAACCAGATGCCACAATGACATTGAAGGGATCCCGACTCTCTGTTACCAG GGGCTGGCAGCGGGACTTCCGTTGGGATGTGAAGAACGGGGAACGTGTGCCATGCTGGTTCATTCACAACAACGGCACAGGACTTATAGAAGGCACAGCCAGTGACTACATTGTTTCTGGAATATTCAAAACCAGCTAA